A DNA window from Bdellovibrio sp. BCCA contains the following coding sequences:
- a CDS encoding substrate-binding periplasmic protein — protein MKFSLIFLFLSSMAFAKPTPVDIGGYEFPPYVISKNNGFQGLTLDLIQLLNQKQSRFEFRFVPTSPSRRYHDMKEGRYQIIAFECKSWGWNPDLVTSTKIFQEGGEVFIALNEPSRTQAYFKDLKSKKIRGMRGYHYGFLGLSTGPKALKEFNLELTNTQEGNIRAVLNKRTDIAIVSKEYLDIYLKENPQDQKFLLISKNFDQIYRLGLLVSNGQSTIKVADLNKLIDDIVKDGSWDDILKRKGITNKRP, from the coding sequence GTGAAATTTTCTTTAATTTTTCTTTTTCTTTCCAGCATGGCCTTCGCCAAGCCCACTCCTGTCGACATCGGCGGGTATGAATTCCCTCCCTATGTCATCAGCAAGAACAACGGCTTTCAAGGTCTGACTTTGGATTTGATTCAGCTTTTAAATCAAAAACAATCAAGGTTTGAATTTCGATTTGTTCCCACTTCACCTTCAAGAAGATACCACGATATGAAAGAAGGGCGATACCAAATCATCGCCTTTGAATGCAAATCGTGGGGTTGGAATCCTGATCTTGTGACCTCAACAAAAATATTTCAAGAAGGTGGAGAGGTCTTCATCGCTCTGAATGAGCCCTCCCGCACCCAAGCTTATTTTAAAGATCTAAAAAGTAAAAAGATTCGAGGCATGCGCGGCTATCACTATGGATTTTTGGGTCTGTCCACCGGCCCCAAAGCTCTGAAAGAATTCAATTTAGAGCTTACCAATACTCAGGAAGGAAACATTCGCGCCGTACTGAACAAGCGTACGGACATCGCTATCGTCTCTAAGGAGTACTTGGATATTTATTTGAAAGAAAATCCACAAGATCAAAAGTTTTTGCTCATCTCAAAAAATTTCGACCAGATTTATCGGCTAGGTCTTCTTGTTTCAAACGGACAATCGACAATCAAAGTCGCAGACTTAAATAAGCTGATCGACGACATCGTAAAAGATGGATCGTGGGATGATATCTTAAAAAGAAAAGGCATTACCAACAAACGCCCTTAA
- a CDS encoding peptidylprolyl isomerase, which translates to MKIRASHILVQHQYEADDLLRALKSGKSFEELARKHSRCPSSSVGGDLGTFSEGRMDETFEEAAFSLKVGETTAKPVRTKFGYHLIKRTE; encoded by the coding sequence GTGAAAATCAGAGCCAGTCATATATTGGTGCAGCATCAATATGAAGCCGATGATCTTTTACGAGCCTTAAAGAGTGGTAAAAGCTTTGAAGAATTAGCACGTAAACACTCTCGCTGTCCCTCCTCCTCCGTGGGAGGAGATCTGGGAACATTCTCTGAAGGTCGCATGGATGAGACATTTGAAGAGGCTGCGTTCTCTTTGAAGGTCGGTGAAACGACCGCAAAACCTGTACGTACGAAGTTTGGTTATCATCTTATAAAGAGAACGGAGTAA
- a CDS encoding Na+/H+ antiporter NhaC family protein, with product MRAFLPLLTFIAFFLGSGIYYHLQGAEFAFYKLPSPVATLPAIILAFLLMKGTFDKKVNTFMEGLADHNILTMCLIYLLAGAFGSVVKAIGGVDAVIFWGMKIMPENFLLPGFFLLAALISTSIGTSMGTISALGPIALGLAETGGLEKALVFGALIGGAMFGDNLSFISDTTIAATRSQGCSMKDKFRVNFRLSLPAALLTAVILFLLFAPGHAVSVKEMEIFKALPYAVVLILALLGVNVFLVLVLGILLAGGLGLFATEGYSLLQWAQDIYAGFKDMQEIFLLSLFMGGLGQMMKVEGGIAILRGLFKKMKFQSARLEKLWAEFSIALSVSIANLAVANNTVAILITGDLAKEISKAEQVPAPRSASLLDIFSCVIQGLIPYGAQILLASQMAKLSPLALVGEVHYCYILGGMTLVSMFWRASRTKTSLNYSA from the coding sequence GTGAGAGCCTTTCTTCCTCTTTTAACGTTCATCGCTTTTTTTCTTGGCAGCGGAATCTATTATCACTTGCAAGGAGCAGAGTTTGCTTTTTACAAACTGCCCTCTCCTGTCGCAACACTTCCAGCGATCATATTAGCTTTTCTTTTAATGAAGGGAACCTTTGATAAAAAGGTGAACACGTTCATGGAAGGACTTGCTGATCACAATATTCTTACGATGTGTCTAATCTATCTTTTGGCGGGTGCATTTGGAAGTGTTGTAAAAGCAATTGGTGGCGTCGATGCGGTGATTTTCTGGGGAATGAAAATCATGCCGGAAAATTTCTTGTTACCAGGATTCTTTTTATTAGCTGCTTTGATCTCGACATCTATTGGTACATCCATGGGAACGATTTCAGCGTTGGGGCCGATTGCCTTAGGGCTCGCTGAAACGGGTGGTTTGGAGAAAGCTCTTGTATTCGGCGCTTTAATTGGCGGTGCCATGTTTGGCGATAATCTTTCTTTTATTTCTGACACGACAATTGCGGCAACACGGTCGCAAGGTTGTTCGATGAAGGATAAATTCCGCGTGAACTTTCGTTTAAGTTTACCAGCGGCATTGCTAACGGCGGTGATTCTCTTTTTGTTGTTCGCTCCGGGCCACGCGGTTTCCGTGAAGGAAATGGAAATTTTTAAGGCTCTGCCTTATGCCGTGGTTTTGATATTGGCCTTGTTAGGAGTAAATGTCTTTTTGGTCCTAGTTCTGGGAATTCTTCTTGCCGGAGGTTTGGGACTTTTTGCGACGGAAGGGTATTCTCTTTTGCAATGGGCCCAGGACATTTATGCAGGCTTTAAGGATATGCAAGAGATCTTTCTTCTTTCCCTTTTTATGGGTGGCCTGGGGCAGATGATGAAAGTCGAAGGCGGTATTGCGATTTTGCGAGGGCTCTTTAAGAAGATGAAGTTTCAAAGCGCGCGTTTAGAAAAACTATGGGCGGAATTTAGCATCGCTCTTTCAGTGAGCATCGCGAATCTGGCCGTCGCCAATAACACCGTAGCTATTCTAATTACTGGCGACTTGGCTAAAGAAATTTCTAAAGCAGAACAGGTGCCCGCGCCACGCAGTGCGAGTCTTTTGGATATTTTTTCTTGCGTGATTCAAGGTTTGATTCCTTATGGTGCTCAGATTTTACTGGCTAGCCAAATGGCGAAACTGTCTCCTTTGGCTCTGGTCGGAGAAGTCCATTACTGTTACATCCTCGGTGGAATGACTTTGGTATCGATGTTCTGGCGAGCTTCACGCACAAAGACCAGTCTAAATTATTCAGCGTAG
- a CDS encoding transporter produces MRVLLYAVALALWGGFTVKANAAEVVKDNSFLIEEAYNQEPGVVQFIQTYQYLDPAHEWGYSFTNEIPITDETHQFSYVIPVLKKSAVGGDGDKTQLGDVLLNYRYQLINTEMISMAPRFSIILPTGDYKKGFGNGVAGFQFNHAVSITLNDRWTNHWNAGFTYTPDAKNELGETASLFGFNFGTSVVYNVTPKTNLLCEFVMNNNEVVAGQDTKATEATYYVVPGIRTAFQAGQETEIVPGIGALLGVGPSAAEHERGVFLYLSVESKLW; encoded by the coding sequence ATGCGCGTTTTATTGTATGCAGTCGCTTTGGCGTTGTGGGGTGGATTTACGGTGAAAGCGAATGCTGCCGAGGTTGTAAAGGATAATTCCTTTCTTATTGAGGAAGCATACAACCAGGAACCCGGTGTTGTGCAGTTTATTCAGACTTATCAGTATCTTGATCCCGCACACGAATGGGGATACTCGTTCACAAACGAAATTCCTATCACAGATGAGACTCATCAATTTTCTTACGTCATTCCTGTTTTAAAAAAGAGTGCCGTCGGTGGTGATGGCGACAAAACGCAGCTTGGTGATGTCCTTTTAAATTACCGTTACCAATTGATAAACACAGAGATGATCTCTATGGCTCCGCGTTTTTCAATCATCCTTCCTACAGGAGATTACAAAAAAGGGTTCGGCAATGGCGTGGCAGGCTTCCAGTTTAATCATGCTGTTTCCATCACGCTTAACGATCGCTGGACCAATCATTGGAATGCTGGTTTTACATACACACCAGATGCAAAGAATGAATTGGGAGAAACGGCTTCCCTTTTTGGTTTTAACTTTGGAACAAGTGTTGTCTACAATGTCACACCAAAGACAAATCTTCTCTGCGAATTCGTAATGAATAATAACGAGGTCGTTGCCGGACAAGACACTAAGGCGACAGAGGCGACTTATTATGTTGTTCCCGGCATTCGTACGGCTTTTCAAGCCGGGCAAGAGACGGAGATTGTTCCCGGAATCGGCGCACTTCTTGGTGTAGGTCCTTCCGCTGCTGAACACGAACGCGGTGTCTTTTTATATCTTTCAGTAGAGTCGAAACTTTGGTAA
- a CDS encoding HAMP domain-containing methyl-accepting chemotaxis protein has translation MSLSIKKQLLLLCGGFLLVLIGIGSLSFINSTRLMTQFDNVANVQLPAVRNMTLADMMHDGLRSVVLASLLSAESGEASELKNIQKESEEKSEEFKKYLSALEALPLNAETKKAILETKPQMEQYIEHTRKIVNLAAAQGYKTALAELPKFNDTFKVLEGKMENLGELIEKDAEVAHESGGAFRAINLIITIVGGLFCLLGGAWITSSLIGRMSVFSNRIEKTGHSLDETSHHLNKASQNLASGATESAASLQETVASLEELSSMVKLNSENAKNASTLSSESFEASKAGAESVQKLIQSMDALKSSATKIEEVIQVIDDIAFQTNLLALNASVEAARAGEQGKGFAVVADAVRSLAQRSADSAKDISKMIQESVSRIHEGGEVAHQSGALLGKFLSSAQKVLEINNEIAGASQEQARGLGLISEAMNKLDQASQQNAQVAQEVAQTSDQMSELSQGMQGLVTELKAMVGRQG, from the coding sequence ATGAGTCTTTCTATTAAAAAACAACTGCTGCTTTTATGCGGAGGATTTTTACTTGTCTTAATTGGCATTGGAAGTCTTTCTTTTATTAATTCCACGCGGTTGATGACACAATTTGATAACGTCGCCAACGTGCAACTGCCAGCTGTTCGCAATATGACTCTCGCAGATATGATGCACGATGGACTTCGTTCTGTGGTTTTAGCTTCCTTGCTTTCAGCGGAAAGTGGTGAAGCGTCTGAGCTAAAAAACATTCAAAAAGAATCTGAAGAAAAATCAGAGGAATTTAAAAAGTATCTTTCAGCTTTAGAAGCATTGCCATTAAATGCCGAAACTAAAAAAGCGATTCTAGAAACCAAACCTCAGATGGAACAATATATCGAGCACACAAGAAAAATTGTGAATCTGGCGGCGGCTCAGGGCTATAAAACCGCCTTAGCAGAACTTCCGAAGTTCAACGATACTTTCAAGGTGCTTGAAGGAAAAATGGAAAATCTGGGAGAGTTGATTGAGAAAGACGCAGAAGTCGCACACGAATCTGGTGGAGCTTTCCGTGCTATCAACTTGATTATTACTATAGTAGGCGGTCTTTTCTGTTTGCTCGGTGGAGCATGGATCACCTCAAGTTTGATAGGCCGCATGTCGGTTTTTTCAAATCGCATTGAAAAGACGGGCCATTCTTTAGATGAGACCAGTCACCATCTTAATAAAGCCAGCCAAAATCTCGCAAGCGGAGCGACGGAGTCGGCGGCATCTTTGCAAGAAACGGTGGCTTCCTTGGAAGAACTTTCCAGCATGGTGAAACTTAATTCGGAAAATGCTAAAAACGCTTCCACATTATCTTCGGAAAGTTTTGAAGCCTCTAAGGCGGGTGCTGAATCTGTGCAAAAGTTGATTCAAAGCATGGATGCTTTAAAAAGCTCGGCGACAAAAATCGAAGAGGTGATTCAGGTCATTGACGATATCGCCTTTCAGACAAATCTTCTTGCTTTAAATGCATCAGTGGAAGCGGCTCGTGCCGGTGAGCAGGGAAAAGGCTTTGCTGTTGTTGCCGATGCCGTTCGCAGCCTTGCCCAACGAAGTGCTGATTCTGCAAAAGATATTTCTAAAATGATTCAAGAAAGCGTTTCGAGAATTCACGAAGGTGGCGAAGTCGCTCATCAAAGTGGCGCACTTCTTGGTAAATTTCTTTCTTCCGCACAAAAAGTTTTGGAAATTAACAACGAAATCGCAGGAGCCAGCCAAGAGCAAGCTCGTGGGTTGGGCCTTATCAGTGAAGCCATGAATAAATTGGATCAAGCATCGCAGCAGAATGCGCAAGTTGCTCAAGAGGTCGCTCAAACCAGCGATCAGATGTCAGAGCTTTCTCAAGGTATGCAAGGGCTTGTGACCGAACTCAAAGCCATGGTGGGCCGTCAAGGTTGA
- a CDS encoding chalcone isomerase family protein, whose protein sequence is MKALARFIVAPVLALSVSSAHASVLKMEKGPRSIEGVNISKSAVATIEKTETQLGTVGAGLRWKKVLFSKVKVYVAELLVSSPQRFVKKGSEALKSLDDSDVVAIRMTFLRTVEADKVQTSFRDALSANKVDTTTPSIKTFLGAVSKGGDAASGGHLTILVKKHSDGSETLIYEDTAGKQTVLVGERGMTQKIFSIWLGIPADDGVASLKNDLLTP, encoded by the coding sequence ATGAAAGCACTTGCACGTTTTATCGTTGCACCCGTTTTGGCTCTCTCAGTTTCTTCCGCTCACGCTTCTGTTTTAAAAATGGAAAAGGGCCCGCGCAGCATTGAAGGAGTGAATATCTCCAAATCAGCCGTAGCCACTATTGAAAAAACAGAAACTCAACTTGGCACCGTCGGTGCTGGTCTGCGCTGGAAGAAAGTTCTTTTTTCTAAGGTCAAAGTTTATGTTGCCGAGCTTTTGGTGAGCAGCCCTCAACGCTTTGTTAAAAAAGGCAGCGAAGCTTTAAAATCATTGGATGACAGTGACGTTGTCGCCATTCGCATGACGTTCTTAAGAACCGTCGAAGCAGACAAAGTGCAAACGTCTTTCCGCGATGCACTTAGCGCCAACAAAGTGGATACGACAACTCCATCTATTAAAACATTCCTAGGCGCTGTCAGCAAAGGTGGCGACGCGGCTTCTGGTGGTCATCTCACTATTCTAGTGAAGAAACACTCCGATGGTTCAGAAACTTTGATTTATGAAGACACCGCTGGAAAACAAACAGTGCTTGTCGGTGAACGCGGTATGACCCAAAAGATTTTTTCAATCTGGTTGGGTATTCCTGCGGATGACGGTGTCGCCTCTTTGAAAAACGACCTTTTAACTCCTTAA
- a CDS encoding DMT family transporter yields MTSRFENLILYSICTLIWGSTWLVITFQIDSASPVTSVFWRFLLAAGILFAFCFFKKQNLKYSRREHFLFAAQGIFMFSVNYMLTYIAETMISSGLVALSFTALVYYNMFGMRIFFKKPITKNVILGSLLGGLGIVFIFLNEILHFDPSSQTIVGLCVGFLATLSASTGNMVAQKSYQLRIPVVVTNTFGMLYGSLFTLIIALIHGDNLAIPLTGKFLGALLYLALFGSVIAFGAYLSLAGKIGAEKAAYTSVISPVIALVLSSFFENFKWTPYILVGVLLCLLGNVLTLTKRAG; encoded by the coding sequence ATGACATCCCGATTTGAAAATCTAATTCTCTATTCTATCTGCACATTGATCTGGGGTTCGACATGGTTGGTGATCACTTTTCAAATTGATTCCGCATCGCCTGTGACTTCGGTGTTCTGGAGATTTCTACTCGCTGCGGGAATTCTTTTCGCCTTTTGCTTTTTTAAAAAACAAAACCTCAAATACTCTCGCAGAGAACATTTTCTTTTTGCGGCTCAGGGAATTTTCATGTTCTCGGTCAATTACATGCTGACTTATATCGCCGAGACGATGATCAGCTCAGGCCTTGTGGCTTTAAGTTTCACCGCTTTGGTTTACTACAATATGTTTGGCATGCGGATCTTCTTTAAAAAACCCATCACAAAAAATGTGATCCTGGGTTCTTTATTGGGTGGCCTTGGAATTGTCTTTATCTTCCTGAATGAAATTTTGCATTTTGATCCAAGCTCGCAAACGATTGTGGGTCTTTGTGTCGGCTTCCTTGCGACGCTGTCCGCTTCCACTGGAAATATGGTGGCGCAAAAAAGTTATCAGTTACGAATTCCTGTTGTAGTTACAAATACTTTTGGAATGCTTTACGGAAGTCTGTTCACACTTATCATCGCGCTGATTCATGGTGATAATCTGGCGATTCCTCTGACTGGAAAATTCTTAGGAGCACTTTTATATTTGGCCTTGTTCGGATCTGTGATCGCTTTTGGCGCTTATCTGTCCTTGGCGGGAAAAATTGGCGCAGAAAAAGCGGCTTATACAAGTGTGATTTCTCCGGTCATTGCACTTGTTCTTTCAAGCTTCTTTGAGAATTTCAAATGGACGCCCTACATTCTTGTGGGCGTCCTGCTGTGTTTACTTGGTAATGTGCTGACTCTTACCAAACGGGCGGGTTGA
- a CDS encoding DUF1328 domain-containing protein, which produces MLRAAIVFFIIAIVAFIFGATGIAGMSMEIGRLLLLVFLALAVVSFLINLMGRKGQR; this is translated from the coding sequence ATGTTAAGAGCAGCTATAGTCTTTTTTATTATAGCTATCGTCGCCTTTATCTTTGGAGCCACAGGAATTGCAGGGATGTCGATGGAAATCGGCCGATTGCTCTTGTTGGTATTCTTAGCTTTGGCGGTGGTCAGCTTTCTCATCAATCTTATGGGGCGAAAGGGGCAGCGGTGA
- a CDS encoding glycine cleavage system protein H, which produces MASDDVRNFMGYLWVRQEDGIITIGINEDGLEDFEEISSVELPAEQEKIDADVVIGTLETDDGPLDIYSPVSGTVIEVNSQVVEDPSIIMEDPYEEGWLIRLEADEDMDDDDEDEDDDDDDDEDEDDYEDDED; this is translated from the coding sequence ATGGCATCAGACGACGTTAGAAATTTTATGGGATACCTTTGGGTCCGCCAGGAAGATGGTATCATCACTATTGGTATCAACGAAGATGGACTTGAGGACTTTGAAGAGATCAGTTCTGTTGAGCTTCCTGCTGAACAGGAAAAAATTGATGCTGACGTCGTTATCGGTACTTTAGAAACAGATGACGGTCCATTGGACATTTACTCTCCTGTTTCTGGAACTGTGATTGAAGTGAACAGCCAAGTTGTCGAAGATCCGTCTATTATTATGGAAGATCCTTACGAAGAAGGATGGCTCATCCGCCTTGAAGCTGATGAAGACATGGACGACGACGATGAGGATGAAGACGATGATGACGACGACGATGAGGATGAAGACGATTACGAAGATGATGAAGATTAA
- the glnA gene encoding type I glutamate--ammonia ligase, producing MTGKDVLKFANEKGAKMVDLKFCDMIGTWQHLTVPLHQLNEETFENGFGFDGSSIRGWRGIEESDMVIMPDPSTAMMDPFMQVPTLSVICDVCLPETLQPYNRDPRQVVKKAIAYMQSTGIADTAYFGPEAEFFIFDDVRYEQTSNSAFYMIDSDEASWNTGRDEGGKNLGYKIRSKEGYFPALPTDSQQDLRSEICLELERCGMQVERHHHEVASAGQGEINFRFDTALNMGDKMMWFKYIVKNVAKRYGKTATFMPKPLFGDNGSGMHIHMSLWKEGKNLFAGNKYAGLSEMALYYIGGVLKHAPALCGIINPTTNSYKRLVPGFEAPTKLAYSFKNRSAAMRIPNSGPNPKAKRIEFRTPDPGANIYLAEAAILMAGLDGIINKIHPGDPLDKDIYGLPPQEAAAIPSVPGTLEESLNHLRENCSFLKKGDVFSEDLIETWVHYKIDKEVRPVQQRPVPYEFHLYYDC from the coding sequence ATGACAGGAAAAGACGTACTGAAGTTCGCCAATGAAAAAGGCGCAAAGATGGTAGATCTCAAGTTCTGTGACATGATCGGAACTTGGCAACACTTAACAGTTCCATTGCATCAGCTCAATGAAGAGACTTTTGAAAATGGTTTCGGATTTGACGGCAGTTCCATTCGCGGATGGAGAGGGATTGAAGAATCAGACATGGTGATCATGCCAGATCCTTCCACTGCGATGATGGACCCGTTCATGCAAGTGCCGACACTTTCTGTGATCTGCGACGTGTGCTTGCCGGAAACTTTGCAACCTTACAATCGTGATCCTCGTCAAGTGGTTAAAAAAGCGATCGCTTACATGCAATCAACAGGGATTGCAGACACAGCTTACTTCGGGCCTGAAGCTGAGTTCTTTATCTTTGATGATGTTCGTTATGAACAAACAAGCAACTCTGCTTTCTATATGATCGACAGTGATGAAGCTTCCTGGAACACAGGACGCGACGAGGGCGGAAAAAATTTGGGTTATAAAATTCGCTCGAAGGAAGGTTACTTCCCAGCTTTGCCAACGGACTCTCAACAAGATCTGCGCAGTGAAATCTGCTTGGAACTTGAAAGATGCGGTATGCAAGTTGAACGTCATCACCATGAAGTCGCGTCTGCGGGTCAAGGCGAGATCAACTTCCGCTTCGATACGGCGTTAAATATGGGCGACAAAATGATGTGGTTCAAATACATCGTGAAAAACGTAGCAAAACGCTATGGAAAAACAGCGACGTTCATGCCGAAACCACTTTTCGGTGACAACGGCTCTGGAATGCACATCCATATGTCTTTGTGGAAAGAAGGAAAAAATCTTTTCGCGGGAAATAAATATGCTGGTCTTTCTGAGATGGCTCTTTATTATATCGGTGGAGTTTTGAAACACGCTCCGGCTCTTTGCGGTATCATCAATCCAACGACAAATTCTTATAAACGTTTGGTTCCGGGTTTTGAAGCTCCGACGAAATTGGCTTATAGCTTTAAAAATCGTTCGGCGGCGATGCGTATTCCAAACTCGGGTCCAAATCCGAAAGCGAAACGTATTGAATTCCGCACTCCAGATCCTGGTGCCAACATTTATTTGGCGGAAGCGGCGATCTTGATGGCGGGTCTTGATGGTATTATCAATAAAATTCACCCAGGTGATCCACTTGATAAGGACATCTATGGACTTCCTCCGCAAGAAGCGGCGGCGATTCCTTCTGTTCCAGGCACTTTGGAAGAAAGTTTGAATCACCTTCGCGAAAACTGCAGCTTCTTGAAAAAAGGCGACGTTTTCAGTGAAGATTTGATTGAGACATGGGTTCACTATAAAATCGACAAAGAAGTTCGTCCGGTTCAACAAAGACCGGTTCCCTACGAGTTTCACTTGTATTATGATTGTTAA
- a CDS encoding P-II family nitrogen regulator — translation MKKIEAIIKPFKLDDVVDALSEVGVEGITVSEVRGFGRQKGRTEVYKGAEYVVDFLPKIKIEVVLPDALIDSAVEAIRKTAHTGKIGDGKIFVIPVESALRIRTGEKDEQAL, via the coding sequence ATGAAAAAAATTGAGGCCATTATCAAACCCTTCAAGCTCGATGATGTGGTCGATGCTCTCTCTGAGGTCGGCGTAGAAGGGATCACTGTCTCAGAAGTTCGTGGATTCGGAAGACAAAAAGGTCGCACTGAAGTTTACAAAGGTGCGGAATACGTTGTCGATTTTCTCCCAAAAATAAAAATTGAAGTGGTTTTGCCTGACGCTCTTATAGATAGCGCGGTGGAAGCCATTCGCAAAACAGCTCATACAGGAAAAATTGGTGACGGAAAAATCTTCGTTATTCCTGTAGAGTCAGCTCTTCGCATCCGCACCGGTGAGAAGGACGAACAAGCTTTATAG
- a CDS encoding gamma-glutamylcyclotransferase family protein: protein MTTTRFFVYGSFCEGMVHFSKIQNFVESSIFARVKATAYRLKVGFPAMVKGGSDLVPGQLVELKGSELLLGLLDEFFGFNRQDPEQSLYSREEIEVFPEGASQAVKAWTYFLNPLKLPVNAAVIPGGDWKKSIEEQPVLTSKLTEKQVTYIQKLGRSTGREIVPIDLTLYRELMNLELIVDKGRRLALSKFGQEVYKHLA from the coding sequence ATGACTACAACACGTTTTTTCGTTTACGGATCTTTTTGTGAGGGCATGGTTCACTTTTCAAAGATCCAAAATTTCGTGGAATCTTCAATATTTGCGCGCGTGAAAGCCACGGCTTACCGCCTTAAAGTGGGCTTTCCTGCGATGGTCAAAGGCGGTTCTGACTTGGTTCCGGGGCAGCTTGTTGAACTCAAAGGCTCCGAACTTCTGCTGGGTCTTTTGGATGAGTTTTTTGGCTTTAACCGCCAAGATCCGGAGCAGAGCCTTTACTCTAGGGAAGAGATCGAGGTGTTCCCTGAGGGAGCATCGCAGGCTGTGAAAGCTTGGACTTATTTTTTAAATCCGTTAAAACTTCCGGTGAATGCGGCGGTGATTCCTGGCGGAGACTGGAAAAAGTCGATCGAGGAGCAACCTGTTTTGACGTCAAAATTGACTGAAAAACAAGTCACGTACATTCAAAAATTAGGACGCTCGACAGGCCGAGAGATTGTTCCTATTGATCTCACTTTGTATCGTGAGTTGATGAACTTAGAGTTGATCGTCGATAAAGGTCGTCGTTTGGCTCTCTCAAAATTCGGCCAAGAGGTTTATAAGCATCTTGCCTGA
- a CDS encoding tRNA (cytidine(34)-2'-O)-methyltransferase, whose protein sequence is MPETQKLFRIVLIEPEIPQNTGNIGRTCVATNCELHIVGKMGFEINDTNLKRAGLDYWPHLTWHRHETFADWWKHVEDPSRIWLFTTKTKRTYFEPDYQPGDWFVFGKETKGLDPDLLLKYPNQTVTIPMIGEGARSLNLATSVAIAAYEGVRQINFKK, encoded by the coding sequence TTGCCTGAGACTCAGAAATTATTCCGCATTGTATTGATCGAGCCCGAGATTCCGCAAAATACAGGAAACATCGGGCGCACGTGTGTGGCCACGAACTGTGAGCTGCACATCGTGGGCAAAATGGGTTTTGAAATCAACGACACGAATCTAAAACGCGCGGGTCTTGACTATTGGCCGCATCTGACGTGGCATCGTCATGAAACCTTCGCCGACTGGTGGAAGCACGTCGAAGATCCTTCTCGCATCTGGCTTTTCACGACAAAAACAAAACGCACTTACTTTGAACCTGATTATCAACCGGGCGATTGGTTTGTTTTCGGAAAAGAGACGAAAGGTCTAGACCCAGATTTGCTTTTAAAATATCCCAATCAAACGGTGACCATTCCGATGATCGGTGAAGGCGCAAGAAGTTTGAATCTCGCAACAAGTGTCGCCATCGCCGCCTACGAAGGCGTACGACAGATTAATTTCAAAAAGTAA